From Lytechinus pictus isolate F3 Inbred chromosome 6, Lp3.0, whole genome shotgun sequence, the proteins below share one genomic window:
- the LOC135154559 gene encoding uncharacterized protein LOC135154559, which produces MKSVNMTWGTGSFQKKAQLRTARTQEWRSEYFVAALHMRRLYIASTSKERVPVQGRNVPVARELFRGSEDKICKQVILFIHRIYQQSATTGKEGTCFTFPLQSQ; this is translated from the exons atgaagtcagTGAACATGACCTGGGGTACCGgtagtttccagaagaaggcccagCTCAGAACCGCCAGGACTCAGGAGTGGAGATCCGAATACTTCGTTGCTGCCCTCCATATGAGGAGGCT atacatcgcatctaccagcaaagaaCGTGTGCCAGTACAGGGAAGGAATGTACCTGTCGCACGTGAACTCTTCAGAGGCAGTGAGGACAAGAtctgcaagcaagtgatccttttt atacatcgcatctaccagcaaagtGCCACTACAGGAAAGGAAGGTACCTGTTTCACGTTTCCTCTTCAGAGCCAGTGA